From Primulina tabacum isolate GXHZ01 chromosome 2, ASM2559414v2, whole genome shotgun sequence, one genomic window encodes:
- the LOC142537180 gene encoding cyclin-dependent kinase G-2-like, with amino-acid sequence METIQHPLIDFQMHLPKPKIADQPKGGENVSAKKPSSKKFKNGRADEYEVLEKIGEDSFGTVYGARDQKTGEIVAMKKGLNGFCRSSLREIDILQSLAGLPWFVEFKQVVLDEDGGVDVVMEYVGNDLARVMDGMTRGFTEWEAKSVMWQLLEGVAFLHENGIMHRDLKPSNLLLKNNDRLKICGFGFSKRFERRFDRHSHKVGSRWYRAPELLMGEETYSCAIDMWSVGCIMAELLHKQVLFKGGSETDQLGRIAEMIGNQKCFLWPPLERKFANILSGKGIDLLKKLLTCDPNGRITADQALDHKWFSEI; translated from the coding sequence ATGGAGACGATCCAGCATCCATTAATCGATTTTCAAATGCATTTACCGAAGCCGAAAATCGCCGATCAACCCAAGGGAGGAGAGAATGTGTCTGCAAAGAAACCGAGTTCCAAAAAGTTCAAGAATGGGAGAGCCGATGAGTATGAAGTGTTGGAAAAGATCGGGGAGGACTCTTTCGGCACGGTTTACGGAGCCCGGGATCAGAAAACAGGTGAAATCGTGGCGATGAAGAAAGGGTTGAATGGATTTTGTAGATCATCATTGAGAGAAATCGATATTCTACAATCGCTTGCTGGCCTACCGTGGTTTGTTGAGTTTAAACAAGTTGTGCTTGATGAAGATGGCGGCGTTGACGTGGTGATGGAGTACGTCGGAAACGACCTAGCTCGGGTCATGGATGGGATGACAAGGGGTTTCACAGAGTGGGAAGCCAAGAGCGTGATGTGGCAGCTGCTAGAAGGCGTCGCGTTTCTACACGAGAACGGGATCATGCATAGAGATTTGAAaccctcaaacctccttttgaAGAACAACGACAGGCTGAAAATATGCGGTTTTGGGTTTTCGAAACGGTTTGAAAGAAGATTTGATCGCCATTCTCATAAGGTGGGGTCTCGATGGTATAGAGCCCCGGAGCTGCTTATGGGAGAGGAGACATATTCGTGCGCCATAGATATGTGGTCGGTGGGCTGTATTATGGCAGAATTATTGCATAAACAAGTGCTTTTCAAGGGTGGTTCCGAGACTGACCAGCTTGGGAGAATAGCCGAGATGATCGGCAATCAAAAATGCTTTCTTTGGCCCCCATTGGAAAGGAAATTTGCCAATATTCTCTCTGGAAAGGGAATTGATCTGTTGAAAAAACTTTTAACTTGCGATCCCAACGGAAGAATAACAGCGGACCAAGCTCTCGATCATAAATGGTTCTCAGAAATCTGA